The following proteins come from a genomic window of Flavobacterium crocinum:
- a CDS encoding toxin-antitoxin system YwqK family antitoxin produces the protein METLYFDVNWKTTSKENASFYRMQPFKKLGNLILVEDFYINKTPQFQGYAFQDNEDNYVGDVVWFDENGFDASFYQFYNFSAVSSLTYYYPSGKKLKTVQYKNGRKEGETIIYHENGSVLMKGKYEGGKPVNGDFEEVLNWDDYRLNKAHNEAQREEPIRMTEAMIIRDETGKTKNRQIIKKKIFWANSKQLAQEIWYDIANENTEPFKQINYDKLGKVLQTINEKDFEQYGREISNGVVYDYYFQNKFAVALKSKTSYKNGQKNGEEIQYFPNGKVLKIVKYSEGEAQGDQIEYNSDGSIKAKRIYKNGQPFEGNFDERFASDLFINQNYSKGLKEGEAIVKDESGTIVAKGIYKDGKPFNGTFVIKNENEQNELINVSNYKKNGVQKIFNYYLDDPVRTYTVVNDIKNGETVFYDNREVTGKLEYKNDLPYEGTLVESKKSTIYKKGFVAEEIYYRNEYDKKDENNIQKTIYFENGKRTKIANQSFLITSDRQDSYVGTYKNDKPYSGYFATDFNEFNHVDYYENGIVKYQYSNNYLENLEKYQYPNYDIKSTYKNGKIVDGPEYIKLDGQFVSKYWKNGVLTSYDIDLFAMHYFNRFHFELKNKAIEVTLFNSKKKAEIVIEKQGAKNVSKLIVEKKTLLSKSSFEIGNTLPNVAGNILYYQSDNAIQAGVIIGEKQNENDFDEEDHSQEFEIVTNLFISSINDNETIEENFKRIADEFSTEKGLETLLRREEETGILAALWFKKEKPDMGILILKSANNGYDLKSYLDGKVLGEKNNIELKNVKTEIENLTKLLEQKMNEDFK, from the coding sequence ATGGAAACACTTTATTTTGATGTCAATTGGAAAACCACATCCAAAGAAAATGCCTCTTTTTATAGAATGCAACCTTTCAAGAAATTAGGAAATTTGATTTTAGTCGAAGATTTCTACATTAATAAAACACCGCAGTTTCAAGGATATGCTTTTCAGGATAATGAAGACAACTATGTTGGAGATGTTGTTTGGTTTGATGAAAATGGTTTTGATGCTTCTTTTTATCAATTTTATAATTTTTCTGCAGTTTCTAGTCTAACGTATTATTATCCAAGTGGAAAAAAGTTAAAAACTGTTCAGTACAAAAATGGAAGAAAAGAGGGTGAAACCATTATTTATCATGAAAATGGTTCTGTGTTAATGAAAGGAAAATACGAAGGCGGAAAACCTGTAAACGGCGATTTTGAAGAAGTTTTAAATTGGGATGATTACCGATTGAACAAAGCCCATAATGAAGCACAAAGAGAAGAACCAATCCGAATGACGGAAGCAATGATTATTCGTGATGAAACAGGAAAAACTAAAAACAGACAGATTATTAAGAAAAAGATATTCTGGGCAAATTCAAAACAGCTGGCTCAGGAAATTTGGTATGATATTGCAAACGAAAATACAGAACCTTTTAAGCAGATTAACTACGATAAATTGGGCAAGGTTCTACAGACTATTAATGAAAAAGATTTTGAACAATACGGACGTGAGATTTCTAACGGAGTTGTTTACGATTATTATTTTCAAAACAAATTTGCTGTAGCTCTTAAGTCCAAAACCAGTTATAAAAACGGACAAAAAAATGGTGAGGAAATTCAATATTTTCCAAATGGAAAAGTTTTAAAAATTGTAAAATATTCTGAAGGAGAAGCACAAGGCGATCAAATAGAATACAATTCAGACGGAAGCATAAAAGCCAAACGAATTTATAAAAACGGACAGCCTTTTGAAGGTAATTTTGATGAACGATTTGCGAGTGATTTATTCATCAATCAAAACTACAGTAAAGGCTTAAAAGAAGGCGAAGCCATTGTGAAAGACGAGTCAGGAACCATTGTTGCAAAAGGAATTTACAAGGATGGAAAACCATTTAACGGAACATTTGTCATCAAAAATGAAAATGAACAAAACGAATTAATCAATGTTTCTAACTACAAGAAAAATGGCGTACAGAAAATCTTTAATTATTATCTCGATGATCCTGTGAGAACTTATACTGTAGTAAACGATATTAAAAATGGAGAAACTGTTTTTTATGACAATAGGGAAGTGACGGGAAAACTGGAGTATAAAAATGATTTGCCGTATGAAGGAACTTTAGTAGAATCTAAAAAAAGCACAATTTATAAAAAGGGATTTGTTGCGGAAGAGATTTATTACAGAAACGAATACGATAAAAAAGACGAAAATAATATTCAAAAAACCATCTATTTTGAGAATGGAAAAAGAACCAAAATTGCGAATCAGTCTTTTTTAATTACTTCAGACAGACAGGATTCTTATGTTGGAACTTATAAAAATGACAAACCCTATTCAGGTTATTTTGCTACAGATTTCAACGAATTTAATCATGTCGATTATTATGAAAATGGGATTGTCAAATATCAATATTCGAACAATTATTTAGAGAATCTCGAAAAGTATCAATATCCAAATTATGATATCAAATCAACTTACAAAAACGGGAAAATAGTTGACGGCCCGGAATACATCAAATTAGACGGCCAGTTTGTTTCTAAATATTGGAAAAATGGAGTTTTGACAAGCTATGATATTGATTTGTTTGCGATGCATTATTTTAATCGTTTTCATTTCGAATTGAAAAATAAAGCTATTGAAGTAACCCTATTTAACAGCAAAAAAAAGGCTGAAATTGTAATAGAAAAACAAGGCGCTAAAAATGTGAGTAAATTAATTGTGGAAAAGAAAACGCTATTGTCTAAATCTTCATTTGAAATAGGAAATACATTGCCTAATGTGGCAGGAAATATTTTGTATTATCAATCAGATAATGCTATTCAGGCAGGAGTTATAATTGGCGAAAAGCAAAATGAAAACGATTTTGATGAAGAGGATCACAGTCAGGAATTTGAAATCGTCACTAATTTGTTTATTTCAAGCATTAACGATAATGAAACAATCGAAGAAAATTTCAAAAGAATAGCAGACGAATTTTCTACTGAAAAAGGCTTAGAAACTTTATTAAGAAGAGAAGAAGAAACAGGAATATTGGCCGCTTTATGGTTTAAAAAAGAAAAGCCAGATATGGGGATTCTAATCCTAAAAAGTGCAAATAATGGGTATGATTTAAAATCTTATCTTGATGGAAAAGTTTTAGGAGAAAAGAATAACATTGAGCTGAAAAATGTTAAAACAGAGATCGAAAATCTGACTAAACTATTGGAACAGAAAATGAATGAAGATTTTAAATAA
- a CDS encoding NAD(P)H-dependent glycerol-3-phosphate dehydrogenase, producing the protein MSEKLKFAVIGGGSWATAIAKMLCVNLSEIAWYMRNESAIEHLQKYKHNPNYLSSVEFDTNKLKLTSNINEAIEYADYIIFAIPSAFLDSELKNMTVSLADKIIFSAIKGIVPETSLIVGEHFHIQYDIPYYNIGVITGPCHAEEVALERLSYLTIACGDPDKAKTVAKSLSGNYIKAKISDDIIGTEYAAMLKNIYSIAAGIAHGLGYGDNFQSVLMSNAIREMKKFIRKVHKMKRNINDSAYLGDLLVTGYSVFSRNRMFGNMIGKGYTVKSAMMEMSMVAEGYYATKSAYKLNQGYGAKTPIIDAVYAVLYEGKDAKAVFRKLTESLD; encoded by the coding sequence ATGAGCGAAAAGTTAAAATTTGCAGTAATTGGAGGAGGAAGCTGGGCAACGGCAATTGCAAAAATGTTATGCGTTAATCTTTCCGAAATTGCATGGTACATGCGTAATGAATCTGCAATCGAACATCTGCAGAAATACAAACACAATCCAAATTATTTAAGTTCTGTTGAATTTGACACCAACAAACTTAAATTGACTAGCAATATAAACGAAGCAATTGAATATGCAGATTATATCATTTTTGCGATTCCTTCTGCCTTCCTGGATTCCGAATTGAAAAACATGACGGTTTCTTTGGCTGATAAAATTATTTTTTCTGCAATTAAAGGAATTGTTCCGGAGACGAGTTTAATTGTCGGCGAGCATTTCCATATTCAATACGATATTCCATACTACAACATTGGTGTAATTACAGGTCCTTGCCACGCTGAAGAAGTAGCATTAGAAAGACTTTCTTACTTAACGATTGCCTGCGGCGATCCGGATAAAGCGAAAACGGTTGCCAAATCACTTTCCGGAAATTACATTAAAGCGAAAATCTCTGATGACATCATCGGAACTGAATATGCTGCAATGTTGAAAAATATCTATTCAATCGCTGCCGGAATTGCTCACGGTTTAGGTTATGGCGATAACTTTCAGTCGGTTTTGATGAGTAATGCGATTCGCGAAATGAAAAAGTTCATTAGAAAAGTACATAAAATGAAACGTAACATTAATGATTCGGCTTATTTAGGCGATTTATTGGTTACAGGATATTCCGTTTTTTCGAGAAACAGAATGTTCGGAAATATGATTGGTAAAGGGTATACCGTAAAAAGCGCCATGATGGAAATGAGTATGGTTGCAGAAGGTTATTATGCCACAAAAAGTGCTTATAAACTAAATCAGGGTTACGGAGCTAAAACACCAATTATCGATGCCGTTTATGCGGTTTTATATGAAGGAAAAGATGCAAAAGCTGTTTTCAGAAAATTGACTGAATCTTTGGATTAG
- the pheS gene encoding phenylalanine--tRNA ligase subunit alpha: MIDKIKQHIEEAKAFNEKNKESLEQFRIKYLGSKGLLKELFNEFKNIPNDQKKDFGQVINTLKAVAEEKVKQIQEELESKEESKGIFGDLTRAAEPVIIGSRHPISIVKNQIIDIFANIGFNVSEGPEIEDDWHNFTALNLPEYHPARDMQDTFFIQTNPDVLLRTHTSSVQVRYMENHKPPIRTISPGRVFRNEAISSRSHCIFHQVEGLYIDKDVSFADLKQTLLYFTKEMFGKSKIRLRPSYFPFTEPSAEIDIYWGLKTETDYRITKGTGWLEIGGCGMVDPNVLKNCDINPDEYNGFAFGMGVERIAMLLYQIGDIRMFYENDVRFLEQFKANI, from the coding sequence ATGATAGATAAGATAAAACAACATATAGAGGAAGCGAAGGCCTTTAATGAAAAAAACAAAGAATCTTTAGAACAATTCCGTATTAAATATTTAGGTAGTAAAGGATTATTGAAAGAACTTTTTAATGAGTTTAAAAATATTCCAAACGACCAGAAAAAAGATTTTGGACAAGTAATCAATACTTTAAAAGCTGTTGCTGAAGAAAAAGTAAAACAGATTCAGGAAGAGCTTGAAAGCAAAGAAGAATCAAAAGGAATTTTTGGCGATTTAACACGTGCTGCAGAACCGGTAATTATTGGTTCACGCCACCCGATTTCTATCGTAAAAAATCAGATTATCGATATTTTTGCTAACATCGGATTCAACGTTTCTGAAGGGCCGGAAATCGAAGACGACTGGCATAACTTTACGGCATTGAACTTACCGGAATATCATCCGGCGCGTGATATGCAGGATACATTTTTCATTCAAACCAATCCTGATGTGTTGTTGCGTACGCATACATCATCTGTTCAGGTGCGTTATATGGAAAATCATAAACCACCAATTCGTACGATTTCTCCGGGACGTGTTTTCCGTAACGAAGCGATTTCATCTCGTTCACACTGTATTTTCCATCAGGTTGAAGGACTGTACATTGACAAAGATGTGTCTTTCGCCGATTTGAAACAGACGTTACTGTATTTTACAAAAGAAATGTTCGGAAAATCTAAGATTCGTCTTCGTCCGTCTTATTTCCCATTTACAGAACCAAGTGCCGAAATTGATATTTATTGGGGACTAAAAACAGAAACCGATTACCGTATCACAAAAGGAACAGGCTGGTTGGAAATTGGAGGTTGCGGAATGGTAGATCCAAATGTTTTGAAAAACTGCGATATCAACCCAGACGAATACAACGGATTTGCTTTTGGAATGGGAGTAGAGCGTATTGCAATGCTTTTATACCAAATTGGCGATATCCGTATGTTCTACGAAAATGATGTACGTTTCTTAGAGCAGTTTAAAGCCAATATTTAA
- a CDS encoding CvpA family protein, producing MSFFDIIVAALLTFSLYKGIKNGLFVEVASFISLLLGIYLAIKFSSLMTGWISKHVSWNPTNIQITAFILTFILVVIGVYFLAKILTGIADFAMLGWMNKLGGGFFRVLKTILILSIFIALFEKINFNNTFAKKETLDNYIFYNPVKKVAAFVYPSIEKWYETFKKEHSEKPEEEKEQTGK from the coding sequence ATGAGTTTTTTTGATATTATTGTAGCCGCACTTTTGACTTTTAGTTTATACAAAGGCATTAAAAATGGACTTTTTGTAGAAGTTGCTTCCTTTATTTCTTTACTATTAGGAATTTACCTTGCTATTAAATTTTCTTCGTTAATGACAGGATGGATTTCAAAACACGTTTCCTGGAATCCAACCAACATTCAAATTACGGCGTTTATCCTGACTTTTATTCTGGTTGTCATTGGCGTTTATTTCTTAGCCAAAATCTTAACGGGAATTGCCGATTTTGCCATGCTTGGCTGGATGAATAAACTCGGTGGCGGATTTTTCAGAGTTTTAAAAACCATTCTGATACTGAGTATTTTTATTGCTTTATTTGAGAAAATTAATTTCAATAATACTTTCGCTAAAAAAGAAACTTTAGATAATTACATTTTTTATAATCCGGTAAAAAAAGTGGCTGCTTTTGTTTATCCGTCGATTGAGAAATGGTACGAAACATTTAAAAAAGAACATTCTGAGAAACCAGAAGAAGAAAAAGAACAGACAGGCAAATAA
- a CDS encoding glycoside hydrolase family 95 protein, whose translation MNPEIIKKTFLLLLLTSYYTTISAQSKNVLWYKQPAEFFEESLVLGNGKMGATVFGGANSDKIYLNDITLWSGEPVNANMSPEAYKNIPAIREALQNENYKLAEELNKKVQGKNSESYAPLGTLEINNSEKGKAVNYHRELDLSNAISKVSYEMAGIKYTREYFVSAPDKIMIIKLTADQKGALNFDINLKSLLQSNVEVRNNILVLRGSAPIHENAGYNVSSKYLSLKERGTRFTGLVQIKKTDGTVTSSRETLTLKDATEAIIFVSVATSFNGFDKNSASEGLDDVSIAAQNLTKAYAKAFDKLKESHIADYQKFFNRVNLDLGKTTAPDLPTDERLLRYADGKEDKNLEILYFNFGRYLLISSSRTLGVPANLQGLWNPYVNPPWSSNYTMNINLEENYWLAENTNLSEMHSSLLSFIKNLSVTGKITAKTFYGVDKGWAAAHNSDIWAMTNPVGQFGKEDPMWACWPMAGAWLSTHIWEHYTFTQDLSYLKKEGYPLMKGAAEFCLGWLVTDKNGNLITSPSTSPENQYKLADGFVGATLYGGTADLAMIRECFDKTIKASKVLNTDADFRKKLETALSKLYPYQIGKKGNLQEWYFDWDDNDPKHRHQSHLFGLFPGDHITPLKTPDLAEASKKTLEIKGDETTGWSKGWRINLWARLWDGNRAYKMFRELLRYVDPDGKKTEKPRRGGGTYPNLFDAHPPFQIDGNFGGAAAVAEMLVQSDENEIRLLPALPDAWSEGSVKGICARGGFEIEMNWNNKKPEKIIISSKNGGKTTLIFGDQKQEIVLNKGEEKEVKF comes from the coding sequence ATGAATCCAGAAATCATAAAAAAAACATTTCTCCTCTTACTTCTCACATCTTACTATACAACCATTTCGGCGCAATCCAAAAATGTTTTATGGTACAAACAACCCGCAGAATTCTTTGAAGAAAGCTTGGTTTTAGGAAACGGAAAAATGGGAGCAACCGTTTTTGGAGGCGCCAATTCAGATAAAATTTATCTGAATGATATTACACTTTGGTCGGGCGAACCCGTAAATGCGAATATGAGTCCGGAAGCTTACAAAAACATTCCGGCAATTCGTGAAGCTTTACAGAACGAAAACTACAAACTGGCAGAAGAACTCAACAAAAAAGTGCAGGGAAAAAACTCCGAATCATATGCGCCTTTAGGAACATTAGAAATCAATAATTCTGAAAAAGGAAAAGCGGTAAATTATCATCGTGAACTGGATCTTTCGAATGCGATTTCAAAAGTGAGTTACGAAATGGCGGGTATCAAATATACTCGGGAATATTTTGTTTCAGCTCCAGATAAGATTATGATTATCAAATTAACAGCAGATCAAAAAGGAGCTTTAAATTTTGATATTAATCTAAAAAGCCTTTTACAATCCAATGTCGAAGTGCGAAACAACATTTTGGTATTAAGAGGTTCTGCGCCAATTCATGAAAACGCAGGATATAATGTTTCTTCAAAATATTTGAGCTTAAAAGAAAGAGGAACAAGATTTACAGGTTTAGTCCAAATCAAAAAAACAGACGGAACAGTTACAAGTTCTCGAGAAACCTTGACCTTAAAAGACGCAACAGAGGCGATTATTTTCGTTTCTGTCGCAACAAGTTTTAATGGTTTTGACAAAAACTCGGCATCAGAAGGTTTAGACGATGTTTCAATTGCAGCGCAGAATCTTACTAAAGCCTACGCAAAAGCATTCGACAAACTAAAAGAATCTCACATTGCCGATTATCAAAAATTCTTCAATCGCGTCAATTTAGATTTAGGAAAAACAACCGCTCCGGATTTACCAACAGACGAACGTTTATTGCGATATGCAGATGGAAAAGAAGATAAAAACCTAGAAATTTTATATTTCAATTTCGGACGTTATTTATTAATAAGCTCATCAAGAACTTTGGGCGTTCCAGCCAATTTGCAAGGACTTTGGAATCCGTATGTGAATCCGCCTTGGAGCAGTAATTATACGATGAATATCAATCTGGAAGAAAATTACTGGCTGGCAGAAAACACCAATCTTTCCGAAATGCATTCGTCACTTTTGAGTTTCATTAAAAATCTTTCGGTAACAGGAAAAATTACCGCTAAAACTTTTTATGGAGTTGATAAAGGTTGGGCGGCAGCGCACAATTCGGATATTTGGGCCATGACCAATCCGGTTGGACAATTTGGAAAAGAAGATCCAATGTGGGCTTGCTGGCCGATGGCGGGAGCGTGGCTGAGTACCCATATTTGGGAGCATTATACTTTTACACAAGATTTATCCTATTTGAAAAAAGAAGGTTATCCGTTAATGAAAGGTGCAGCCGAATTTTGTTTGGGCTGGTTGGTTACCGATAAAAACGGAAATTTAATTACTTCGCCATCAACTTCGCCAGAAAACCAATATAAACTTGCAGATGGTTTTGTGGGCGCAACATTGTACGGCGGAACTGCCGATTTAGCCATGATCCGCGAATGTTTTGATAAAACAATTAAAGCTTCAAAAGTATTAAATACGGATGCTGATTTTAGAAAAAAACTGGAAACAGCACTTTCAAAATTGTATCCCTATCAAATTGGAAAAAAAGGAAACCTTCAGGAATGGTATTTCGATTGGGATGATAATGATCCAAAACACCGTCATCAATCGCATTTATTCGGACTTTTCCCTGGTGATCATATTACGCCTTTGAAAACTCCTGATTTAGCGGAGGCTTCGAAGAAAACATTAGAGATAAAAGGCGACGAAACCACTGGCTGGTCAAAAGGCTGGAGAATCAATCTTTGGGCAAGACTTTGGGACGGAAACCGCGCTTATAAAATGTTCCGAGAATTACTTCGTTACGTAGATCCGGACGGGAAGAAAACAGAAAAACCAAGAAGAGGAGGAGGAACGTATCCAAATTTATTCGATGCGCATCCGCCATTTCAGATTGATGGTAATTTTGGAGGAGCAGCTGCTGTTGCCGAAATGCTGGTTCAGTCAGACGAAAACGAAATCCGATTATTGCCTGCTTTGCCAGATGCCTGGTCAGAAGGTTCTGTAAAAGGAATTTGCGCCAGAGGAGGTTTTGAAATTGAAATGAATTGGAACAATAAGAAACCTGAAAAAATCATTATTTCTTCTAAAAATGGGGGAAAAACAACTTTGATTTTTGGAGATCAAAAACAAGAGATTGTTTTGAATAAAGGAGAAGAAAAAGAGGTGAAATTTTAG
- a CDS encoding sialate O-acetylesterase — protein sequence MKKSVMFIFLLISVLANANVRMPLIFSDGMVLQRDKQIPIWGFADANESVEIHFNNQIKKTTADKSGKWTVNLNAEKAGGPFELIIIGKNKITIKNVLVGEVWICSGQSNMEFQVFKTMNAEKEINSADYPMIRHFGVAQDLSGTPKDDLKQGKWEVANKENVGNFTAVGYYFARKLYAELKIPIGIINTSWGGTNVETWTSREAFEKSDEFKSMIANVPTVDINAIFETYKKSVLDNLKKVQGFDVSMENEEQFKNPNFQDKNWPEIKVPSLWENQQIGNIDGIVWMRKTIVLTAEQAKKEATLHLAKVDDEDQTYINGVQIGTNNLWDAKRIYKIPANVLKEGTNVIAVRITDYSGGGGIYGDPQDLKIDFKDSNLPLEGLWKFNVVKVRIEVSPNSYPSLLYNAMVNPLVPYAMQGVLWYQGEANVWRAAEYKKSFPLMIKDWRTKFKQGNFPFYFVQLSTFDEFGGNSQKGSRWAELREAQSETLKLTNTGMAVTTDIGNAKDIHPTNKQDIGLRLAAIAMNNLYGKKQVHSGPTYKSQTIKGNEIILTFDNIGSGLSTPNNDELKGFEIAGADKVFHSAKAIIKDNKIIVSSDKVQNPVAVHYGWADDDTTINLFNKEKFPASPFKTDNWEMITANEKYKVSK from the coding sequence ATGAAAAAGAGTGTAATGTTTATTTTTCTGTTAATTAGTGTTTTAGCTAATGCTAATGTGAGAATGCCTTTAATATTCTCTGACGGAATGGTACTTCAAAGAGACAAGCAAATTCCAATTTGGGGTTTTGCGGATGCGAATGAAAGCGTAGAAATTCATTTCAACAATCAAATTAAGAAAACGACAGCCGATAAAAGCGGAAAATGGACGGTAAATTTAAATGCTGAAAAAGCCGGCGGGCCATTCGAATTGATCATTATCGGAAAAAATAAAATCACCATCAAAAATGTTTTGGTTGGTGAAGTTTGGATTTGCAGCGGACAATCGAATATGGAATTTCAGGTTTTCAAAACGATGAATGCTGAAAAAGAAATAAATAGTGCAGATTATCCAATGATTCGTCATTTTGGCGTAGCACAAGATTTAAGTGGTACTCCAAAAGACGATTTAAAACAAGGAAAATGGGAAGTTGCCAATAAAGAAAATGTGGGCAACTTCACAGCAGTTGGCTACTATTTCGCCAGAAAACTGTATGCAGAATTAAAAATCCCAATCGGAATCATCAATACATCTTGGGGCGGAACCAATGTAGAAACTTGGACCAGCCGTGAAGCTTTCGAAAAAAGTGACGAGTTTAAATCGATGATTGCTAATGTGCCAACGGTAGATATCAATGCTATTTTTGAAACCTATAAAAAATCGGTTTTAGACAATCTGAAAAAAGTACAAGGTTTTGATGTTTCGATGGAAAACGAAGAGCAATTTAAAAACCCAAATTTCCAGGACAAAAACTGGCCAGAAATAAAAGTGCCTTCACTTTGGGAAAACCAGCAAATCGGAAATATCGACGGAATTGTCTGGATGCGAAAAACCATTGTTTTAACGGCAGAACAAGCTAAAAAAGAAGCTACTTTACATTTAGCAAAAGTCGATGACGAAGACCAAACTTATATAAATGGCGTTCAAATTGGAACAAACAATCTTTGGGATGCCAAAAGGATTTACAAAATTCCAGCAAATGTCTTAAAAGAAGGAACAAACGTAATCGCCGTAAGAATTACAGATTACAGTGGCGGTGGCGGAATCTACGGCGATCCGCAAGATTTAAAAATTGATTTTAAAGATTCAAATCTGCCTTTAGAAGGACTTTGGAAATTCAATGTCGTAAAAGTAAGAATAGAAGTTTCGCCAAACAGTTATCCGTCATTATTGTACAATGCCATGGTAAATCCGTTAGTGCCTTATGCGATGCAAGGCGTTTTATGGTATCAGGGAGAAGCCAATGTTTGGAGAGCGGCAGAATACAAAAAATCATTTCCGTTAATGATCAAGGATTGGAGAACAAAATTCAAACAAGGAAACTTCCCTTTTTATTTCGTTCAATTATCCACTTTCGACGAATTTGGAGGAAACAGTCAAAAAGGAAGCCGTTGGGCAGAACTTCGCGAAGCACAATCTGAAACTTTAAAATTAACAAACACCGGAATGGCTGTTACAACCGATATCGGTAACGCAAAAGACATTCACCCAACCAACAAACAAGACATTGGTTTGCGTTTGGCAGCGATTGCAATGAATAATCTTTATGGCAAAAAACAAGTTCACAGCGGACCAACTTATAAATCTCAAACAATAAAAGGAAACGAAATTATCCTTACTTTCGATAACATCGGCAGCGGATTATCAACGCCAAATAATGATGAGTTAAAAGGTTTCGAAATTGCAGGTGCAGACAAAGTTTTTCATTCCGCGAAAGCGATAATTAAAGACAATAAAATAATTGTATCAAGCGATAAAGTTCAAAATCCCGTAGCAGTTCATTACGGTTGGGCAGACGACGATACAACAATTAATCTTTTCAACAAAGAAAAATTCCCTGCATCACCATTCAAAACGGATAATTGGGAGATGATTACGGCAAATGAGAAGTATAAAGTGAGTAAGTAA
- a CDS encoding cellulase family glycosylhydrolase, with protein sequence MKKTIKDYLLSFILCFAFLGVLACSSDKEETPVSIKTLAASTSKIDFESKENTIEITVNSNGVAWTLSNPVSWIKLSSTAGTSGQTVVKITALENTTTALRNAVITLSGGELASEAISVSQAAGSLYPSYNTNPITADASGMGSSAVELAAKIKLGWNIGNTLEATGGETAWGNPKVTKALIDAVKANGFNAIRIPCSWNQNLENAATAKIKVDWLNRVKEVVQYCVDNDMYVVVNIHWDGGWLENNITEAKKLENNAKQKAFWEQIATHLRGFDEHLLFASANEPAVEDATQMAVLTSYHQTFIDAVRSTGGKNATRVLVVQGPTTDIEKTNKLMTTLPTDKVSGRMMVEVHYYSPWNFAGLTKDETWGKMFYYWGNGFHSTTDTERNATWGEEADLEKNFKLMKTQFVDKGIPVLLGEFGAIRRTTLTGDALTLHLNSRAYYLKTVVKTAKANGLLPFYWDEGSLGNNGFGIMNRSNNTVFDTQALNALIDGLK encoded by the coding sequence ATGAAAAAAACAATCAAAGACTATCTGTTGAGCTTTATTTTATGTTTTGCTTTTCTGGGAGTTTTAGCCTGCAGTTCAGATAAAGAAGAAACTCCGGTAAGTATAAAAACGCTTGCTGCGAGTACCAGTAAAATCGATTTTGAAAGCAAAGAAAATACAATTGAAATAACCGTTAATTCCAATGGAGTTGCTTGGACATTGAGTAATCCTGTCAGCTGGATAAAGTTAAGTTCGACTGCCGGAACTTCGGGACAAACTGTAGTAAAAATTACTGCTTTAGAAAATACAACTACAGCTTTGAGAAATGCTGTGATTACATTAAGTGGTGGTGAACTTGCCTCAGAAGCAATTTCAGTTTCTCAGGCTGCAGGAAGTTTATACCCAAGTTACAATACAAATCCAATTACAGCTGATGCGTCAGGAATGGGAAGTTCAGCAGTTGAATTGGCAGCAAAAATCAAATTAGGCTGGAATATCGGAAATACGTTGGAAGCAACCGGAGGAGAAACCGCTTGGGGAAATCCAAAAGTAACCAAAGCTTTAATTGATGCTGTAAAAGCAAATGGTTTCAATGCCATCAGAATTCCGTGTTCTTGGAATCAGAATTTAGAAAATGCTGCAACAGCAAAAATCAAAGTGGATTGGTTAAACCGAGTGAAAGAAGTAGTGCAATATTGTGTTGATAACGATATGTATGTTGTAGTAAACATTCACTGGGACGGGGGCTGGCTGGAAAACAATATTACCGAAGCTAAAAAATTAGAAAACAACGCCAAACAAAAAGCGTTCTGGGAACAAATTGCAACACATTTACGCGGATTTGACGAACATTTACTTTTTGCAAGTGCCAATGAACCGGCTGTTGAAGATGCGACGCAAATGGCAGTTTTAACGTCGTATCATCAAACTTTTATTGATGCAGTTCGTTCAACGGGAGGAAAAAATGCTACTCGTGTTTTAGTAGTTCAAGGGCCAACAACAGATATCGAAAAAACAAATAAATTAATGACTACATTGCCTACAGATAAAGTATCAGGCAGAATGATGGTTGAGGTTCATTATTATTCACCTTGGAATTTTGCCGGTTTAACGAAAGATGAAACTTGGGGTAAAATGTTCTATTATTGGGGAAATGGTTTCCATTCTACAACCGATACAGAAAGAAATGCAACTTGGGGCGAAGAAGCCGATTTAGAAAAGAATTTCAAATTGATGAAAACGCAATTTGTAGACAAAGGAATTCCAGTTTTATTGGGAGAATTTGGAGCAATCCGTAGAACCACTTTAACGGGAGATGCGCTGACATTGCATTTAAACTCAAGAGCGTATTATTTAAAAACGGTGGTAAAAACAGCAAAAGCAAACGGATTATTACCTTTTTATTGGGACGAAGGAAGTTTAGGAAACAATGGTTTCGGAATTATGAATAGAAGCAATAATACCGTCTTCGATACACAAGCTTTAAACGCTTTAATAGATGGATTAAAATAA